One region of Macadamia integrifolia cultivar HAES 741 chromosome 11, SCU_Mint_v3, whole genome shotgun sequence genomic DNA includes:
- the LOC122094329 gene encoding uncharacterized protein LOC122094329, with protein sequence MVLRFMDMPLHNMSKVDNNNKDDLEKDNSVSESSFKSQEISAFFELVDRAHSLQLLNEKNNQGLEKPLRSNNLSVWQPSFEPEDFNLPPKRGSTSTVDPPTTMADAGHEGKDEESRLKRGLKRPREFLDLVPLFVSEEGLKKGDTGKVFLCDLNKEAESSEGFNGGSG encoded by the exons ATGGTTCTAAG ATTCATGGATATGCCTCTTCACAATATGAGCAAGGTGGATAATAATAACAAGGATGATCTGGAGAAGGACAACAGTGTTTCTGAATCGAGTTTCAAGTCACAAGAGATCTCTGCTTTCTTTGAATTAGTCGATAGAGCACATAGTTTACAATTGCTTAATGAGAAGAACAACCAAGGATTAGAGAAACCACTAAGGAGCAACAACTTAAGTGTATGGCAACCTTCATTTGAGCCTGAAGACTTCAATTTACCTCCAAAGAGAGGTTCCACTTCCACTGTGGACCCTCCCACAACCATGGCTGATGCAGGTCATGAAGGAAAAGATGAGGAGAGCAGATTGAAAAGAGGTTTGAAGAGGCCAAGAGAGTTTCTTGATTTGGTTCCACTCTTTGTTTCTGAGGAAGGATTGAAGAAAGGAGATACTGGAAAGGTTTTTCTATGTGATCTTAACAAAGAAGCTGAATCATCAGAAGGTTTTAATGGAGGCTCTGGTTGA